The Pirellulales bacterium genome includes a window with the following:
- the tmk gene encoding dTMP kinase: MFFSFDGIDGVGKSTQLKLFCDWLRERGQEVVECRDPGSTAVGEAVRDLLLQRNDLSLGRMAEMLLYMAARAQLVEQLIRPALATGNAIVSDRFLLANVVYQGHAGGLEIEKLWKLGRFITRGVEPDLTFLLDMPPEAATRRIRRELDRMENSGDDFRQRLRGGFLAEANRRPDKIVVVDASRSIEEVQLDIRRAANEFVG; this comes from the coding sequence ATGTTCTTCAGTTTCGACGGCATCGACGGCGTCGGCAAATCGACGCAGCTTAAACTGTTCTGCGATTGGTTGCGCGAGCGCGGCCAAGAAGTGGTCGAATGTCGCGACCCTGGTAGTACTGCCGTCGGCGAAGCCGTACGCGATCTCTTGCTCCAGCGGAATGACCTTTCGCTCGGCCGGATGGCGGAAATGCTGCTTTACATGGCGGCCCGGGCGCAGTTGGTCGAACAGCTCATTCGGCCCGCGCTCGCGACAGGAAATGCGATCGTGAGCGATCGATTTCTGCTCGCCAACGTCGTCTATCAAGGTCACGCCGGCGGGTTGGAGATCGAAAAGCTCTGGAAACTCGGCCGGTTCATCACGCGCGGCGTGGAGCCTGACCTGACGTTTCTGCTCGACATGCCTCCGGAAGCGGCAACCCGCCGTATCCGACGGGAGCTTGATCGAATGGAGAATTCTGGCGATGATTTTCGCCAGCGACTGCGCGGCGGCTTTCTCGCCGAAGCAAATCGACGCCCGGACAAGATCGTCGTCGTCGACGCCAGCCGGTCGATCGAAGAAGTGCAACTGGATATTCGACGTGCGGCCAACGAATTCGTCGGATAA
- a CDS encoding outer membrane protein transport protein, which yields MSHFLRLWGGFFVWLASASIALADGVMLNSVSPRSLSRGGTNLAFADNGAILFDNPAGMTNIDGGQLCELGLILPITTFHYTDAQNNVWDTGATPLPQASYIRRSADGVWAFGIGFFVPAGFDESYTMQGPPQLPGSRRFESFGALAKILPGIACRVTDELSIGATLGVGYSYAKFEAPYILQGPTLPGLPVILNTHGAGASLLWSVGAQYRWSDATMLGAAYTSPAQFTLNGNTDLQVPGIGQSSYDSTIDMTWPQTVGIGLRHEFCPHRIGSVDVVWYDWASALDDFSVRIRDPSNPAFPPQVTENFPMGWHGSVAAKFGYEQMLPRGTMLRLGYIYNNNPLPVGTLTPLLQAFFQHAVSVGLGWQYCDWDIDLGYMHMFAPDQRVGTSDFVGGQFSNADHQAAVDAIFLGLIHHR from the coding sequence ATGTCGCATTTTTTACGCCTCTGGGGTGGTTTCTTCGTCTGGTTGGCATCGGCAAGCATTGCCCTGGCCGATGGCGTGATGCTAAACAGCGTTTCGCCGCGGTCCCTATCGCGCGGCGGCACGAATCTGGCGTTTGCCGACAACGGGGCCATTCTGTTCGACAATCCTGCGGGGATGACGAACATCGACGGCGGCCAACTCTGCGAACTGGGTTTGATTTTGCCGATCACCACGTTTCATTACACCGATGCGCAGAACAACGTGTGGGACACCGGCGCCACTCCGCTGCCGCAGGCCAGCTACATTCGCAGAAGCGCCGACGGCGTGTGGGCTTTTGGCATCGGCTTTTTCGTCCCGGCGGGGTTCGACGAAAGCTACACGATGCAAGGCCCGCCGCAGCTTCCCGGTTCACGGCGGTTTGAATCGTTTGGCGCACTGGCGAAGATTCTGCCGGGCATCGCTTGCCGGGTGACCGATGAACTGTCGATTGGCGCCACCTTGGGGGTCGGGTACAGCTACGCCAAGTTCGAAGCCCCCTACATTTTACAAGGCCCGACGCTTCCCGGCCTTCCCGTGATCTTGAATACCCATGGGGCTGGCGCGTCCTTGCTCTGGTCGGTTGGTGCGCAATATCGCTGGAGCGATGCAACCATGCTGGGCGCGGCCTATACCAGCCCGGCGCAATTCACGCTGAATGGAAATACCGATCTGCAGGTACCTGGCATTGGACAAAGCAGCTACGATTCAACGATCGACATGACTTGGCCGCAGACGGTAGGCATCGGCCTGCGACACGAGTTCTGCCCTCATCGCATCGGGTCTGTCGATGTGGTGTGGTACGACTGGGCGAGCGCGCTCGACGACTTCAGCGTCCGCATTCGCGACCCCTCGAATCCAGCCTTTCCCCCACAAGTGACCGAGAATTTTCCGATGGGCTGGCACGGCAGCGTGGCAGCAAAGTTTGGCTACGAGCAGATGCTCCCTCGTGGAACAATGCTTCGACTCGGCTATATCTACAACAACAATCCGCTGCCAGTCGGCACGCTGACGCCCTTGCTGCAAGCCTTCTTTCAACATGCGGTTTCGGTCGGTTTGGGCTGGCAATACTGCGATTGGGACATCGACCTGGGCTACATGCACATGTTCGCCCCCGATCAACGCGTCGGCACGAGCGACTTTGTCGGCGGGCAATTCAGCAATGCGGACCATCAAGCGGCAGTCGACGCGATTTTCCTTGGGTTAATCCATCATCGATAG
- a CDS encoding trypsin-like serine protease yields the protein MQCWITGNGQRRPPRNRRAGMVGIRLLAIAAIAAICAAWTPDSIAGVVRDDVADTAYTSLAAQPEYASVGRIKFSTFNGSGALVSSRWVLAAAHLVNAAPTTFMLVGESPVNVSQKVLFPGDTTLGSGYDLALMRLDLPITTAAPAVRSTGAAPTGATVTVVGFGATGTGLTGATEAAGTKRAGTNVLELLGNQQSVINNVSANYLLADFDNPHNAADSTWGSSAPLPLEYLSAVGDSGGGAFVNVQGNVRLAAVTSFIVSGGVTSTGAGYDYGDLMAFMRISMPTATYDPNDWIDDTIAAAWKNAAGGSAQTASNWQIGNAANTLLPDNTDILKFNISGTYTVSFAGANTYNKILARQGSVTLDLGGTTQSLSSLMQYGSVTVGRSNLDLANLTLTNGTLSSTDAFLARGTGSTGSVTLSGAGTLWNLSDSLYVGGGSSASGGTAALTVNAGTALQVAGALKVWANGSVMINGGSVTAAKLQLNNGMVTGTGGTLTAGSIEGNGTINFDVQTAGIISPGFSTGQLNFAQDLVLQSGASLVMDLGGLNPGLNCDRLNVTGAMQAAGALQIKFINGFGMQMNGEAALTIVNGTSTIAGSFVNAPNNARVLTTDLLGSFIVHYGANSTLAPEDVVLTNYVPYIPGDFDADGDVDGADFVAWQIHFPSAAGATMSMGDADADGDVDGADFVAWQTHFLTVPAQGFAAVPEPAGWILGVFSLAALVLMRRIGKEMRQLIFSRVCVVAVSTQRMNRRTHP from the coding sequence ATGCAGTGCTGGATCACTGGGAATGGGCAGCGCCGACCGCCGCGAAATCGGCGGGCTGGAATGGTCGGCATACGCCTGTTGGCGATTGCCGCCATCGCCGCTATATGCGCTGCCTGGACGCCGGACTCTATTGCGGGCGTCGTTCGAGACGACGTAGCCGACACTGCTTACACCTCGCTGGCGGCGCAGCCGGAATACGCTTCGGTCGGGCGAATTAAGTTTTCGACGTTCAACGGCAGCGGTGCGCTGGTCAGTTCGCGCTGGGTGCTTGCTGCCGCCCATCTCGTCAATGCCGCGCCGACGACCTTTATGCTCGTCGGCGAATCGCCGGTGAATGTCTCCCAGAAAGTTTTGTTTCCTGGCGATACGACGCTCGGATCCGGATATGACCTGGCGTTGATGCGGCTTGATCTCCCAATCACCACGGCTGCGCCGGCCGTGCGATCGACCGGCGCTGCACCCACGGGGGCGACTGTCACCGTGGTCGGATTTGGCGCTACTGGCACGGGGCTGACGGGGGCGACGGAGGCGGCGGGAACCAAACGTGCCGGCACGAATGTGCTGGAACTCCTTGGCAACCAACAATCGGTGATTAACAACGTGAGCGCGAACTATTTGCTTGCCGATTTCGACAATCCGCACAATGCGGCCGACAGCACTTGGGGATCGAGCGCTCCATTGCCCTTGGAGTATTTGTCGGCGGTTGGGGACAGCGGCGGCGGCGCATTTGTCAATGTTCAAGGGAATGTTCGACTGGCGGCGGTGACTTCGTTTATTGTCTCGGGCGGCGTTACTTCGACCGGCGCTGGCTACGACTACGGCGACCTCATGGCATTCATGCGGATTTCGATGCCAACCGCCACCTACGACCCCAATGATTGGATCGACGACACAATTGCCGCGGCTTGGAAAAATGCCGCGGGCGGGTCGGCACAGACCGCCAGCAATTGGCAAATCGGTAACGCGGCCAATACGCTCTTGCCCGATAACACCGATATCTTGAAATTCAACATCAGCGGTACTTACACGGTGAGTTTTGCCGGGGCAAACACCTACAACAAGATCTTGGCGCGGCAAGGCTCGGTGACGCTCGACCTGGGTGGCACGACGCAGTCGCTCTCATCTCTGATGCAATACGGCTCGGTTACGGTGGGACGCAGCAATCTCGACCTGGCAAATTTGACGTTGACCAACGGCACGCTCTCGTCAACCGACGCGTTTCTTGCTCGCGGCACCGGCAGCACCGGCAGCGTCACGCTGAGCGGCGCAGGCACTCTATGGAACCTGTCCGATTCGCTCTACGTTGGCGGCGGCAGTTCCGCCAGCGGCGGCACTGCAGCGCTGACGGTCAATGCCGGCACGGCCCTCCAAGTCGCTGGGGCCTTGAAGGTTTGGGCGAATGGCAGCGTGATGATTAACGGCGGCTCGGTCACTGCGGCCAAACTTCAATTGAACAACGGAATGGTCACGGGAACCGGAGGCACGCTGACGGCCGGCTCGATAGAAGGCAATGGCACCATCAATTTTGACGTGCAAACCGCCGGCATAATCTCGCCAGGCTTTTCCACCGGTCAGCTAAATTTTGCTCAAGACCTTGTGCTGCAAAGTGGCGCAAGCTTAGTGATGGACCTGGGCGGCCTCAATCCGGGCCTGAATTGCGACCGACTCAATGTCACGGGCGCCATGCAGGCCGCCGGCGCGCTGCAAATCAAGTTTATCAATGGGTTTGGAATGCAGATGAATGGCGAAGCTGCGTTGACAATCGTCAACGGCACGTCGACGATCGCCGGTTCGTTCGTCAATGCGCCCAACAATGCGCGCGTGTTGACGACGGACTTGCTCGGTTCGTTTATCGTACATTACGGCGCAAACAGCACGCTTGCCCCCGAAGACGTCGTGCTTACCAATTATGTGCCGTACATTCCGGGCGACTTCGACGCCGACGGCGACGTCGATGGGGCGGATTTCGTCGCCTGGCAAATTCATTTTCCATCCGCCGCCGGAGCAACAATGAGTATGGGGGACGCCGATGCCGACGGCGACGTGGATGGCGCCGATTTTGTCGCGTGGCAAACGCATTTTCTAACCGTTCCAGCGCAGGGGTTTGCCGCCGTGCCAGAGCCGGCAGGCTGGATTTTGGGCGTGTTTTCTCTTGCTGCGCTGGTCCTAATGCGCCGCATTGGTAAGGAGATGCGCCAACTGATTTTCAGCCGCGTTTGCGTCGTCGCCGTGTCGACGCAGCGGATGAATCGGCGGACGCATCCTTGA
- the nth gene encoding endonuclease III has translation MATARALKPKRTALKIAKLLAAEYPNAVCALQFSNPFELLIATILSAQCTDVRVNMVTPRLFRKYRTAAAFAAAPRDDLERQIQSTGFFRSKAKNIQECCRKLAEEFDGNVPKSLDKLVELSGVGRKTANVVLGTAYGIPSGVVVDTHVSRLAQRLGLTKQQDAVKIERDLMAQLPPREWIDFSHRLIHHGRKICVARKPRCPDCVLQAICPKIGVTEKASKPT, from the coding sequence ATGGCCACTGCTCGCGCGCTGAAGCCGAAACGGACGGCACTCAAGATCGCCAAACTGCTGGCGGCTGAATATCCCAACGCCGTTTGCGCGCTGCAGTTTTCCAATCCGTTCGAATTGCTCATTGCCACCATTCTATCGGCTCAATGCACCGATGTGCGCGTCAATATGGTTACGCCCCGTCTGTTTCGCAAGTACCGGACCGCAGCGGCCTTCGCGGCAGCGCCGCGCGACGACCTTGAGCGTCAGATTCAAAGCACCGGGTTTTTTCGCAGCAAGGCCAAGAACATTCAGGAATGTTGCCGCAAACTGGCGGAAGAATTCGATGGAAATGTCCCCAAAAGCCTAGATAAACTAGTGGAACTTTCCGGCGTAGGACGGAAGACGGCGAATGTCGTCCTCGGCACGGCATACGGCATTCCTTCCGGGGTGGTCGTCGATACGCACGTCAGCCGTCTGGCTCAGCGACTTGGCCTCACGAAGCAGCAAGACGCGGTCAAAATCGAGCGCGATTTGATGGCCCAATTACCGCCGCGCGAGTGGATCGACTTCAGCCATCGCTTGATCCACCACGGCCGTAAGATCTGCGTGGCCCGAAAACCTCGCTGCCCCGATTGCGTTTTGCAAGCGATTTGCCCCAAAATTGGAGTCACGGAGAAAGCGAGCAAACCAACATGA
- a CDS encoding dCTP deaminase, with the protein MILSGHEIVRHLDRNIVIEPFESRLLNPNSYNLTLHHELMTYEEVVLDMRKANRVRRVEIPEEGLVLSPSQLYLGRTVERTETHNLVPMIEGRSSIARLGLFVHVTAGFGDVGFCGYWTLEMFAVQPVRIYPGVPICQIFYHEICGDITEYQSDKYQHNRGIQPSLLFKELNPDEANDPQLQLEFGMERSHA; encoded by the coding sequence ATGATTCTCTCCGGTCACGAAATCGTCAGGCATCTCGATCGCAACATTGTGATTGAGCCATTCGAATCGCGGCTGCTTAATCCGAACAGCTACAACTTGACGCTGCACCACGAGTTGATGACCTACGAGGAAGTCGTGCTCGACATGCGGAAGGCGAACCGCGTGCGCCGGGTTGAAATCCCCGAGGAAGGCTTGGTGCTAAGCCCCAGTCAATTGTATTTGGGCCGCACCGTGGAGCGCACCGAAACACACAATTTGGTGCCGATGATCGAAGGCCGATCGAGCATCGCGCGGCTGGGACTGTTTGTGCATGTGACGGCCGGTTTTGGCGACGTCGGATTTTGCGGCTATTGGACGCTGGAAATGTTCGCCGTCCAACCAGTGCGGATCTATCCCGGCGTGCCGATCTGCCAGATTTTCTATCACGAAATCTGCGGCGATATTACCGAGTATCAGAGCGATAAGTACCAACACAATCGCGGCATTCAGCCCAGTTTGCTGTTCAAGGAATTAAATCCGGACGAAGCAAACGATCCGCAATTGCAACTCGAATTCGGCATGGAACGGTCGCACGCATAG
- a CDS encoding diguanylate cyclase, which translates to MKILVADDEPMSRRLIEASLLRWQYEVLVAQDGNEALEILQQPDAPKLAVLDWLMPRMDGLEVCRRIRERQGEPYRYIVLLTGKQQRSDVVEGLDAGADDYVIKPFEPDELRVRLRTGKRILYLQDQLISAREALREQATHDSLTGLFNRAAILEILENELARQQRHGGSLGLVLIDVDRFKQVNDIHGHLIGDAVLREVSRAMRLISRPYDAVGRLGGEEFVVVLPGCDRTNAVSHAERMRAAIASIAVPSDAGPVTVTASAGVSTATPGIETDALRLMRAADVALYRAKDNHRNCVMFADDIQPANDVWTPPAAAPTTFISPLGV; encoded by the coding sequence ATGAAGATATTAGTGGCTGACGACGAGCCGATGTCGCGCCGTCTGATCGAAGCCTCGTTGCTGCGATGGCAATACGAAGTCCTGGTCGCACAGGATGGCAACGAGGCGCTGGAAATCTTGCAGCAACCCGACGCGCCAAAACTGGCCGTGCTCGATTGGCTGATGCCGCGCATGGATGGCTTGGAGGTCTGCCGCAGGATTCGCGAGCGACAAGGCGAGCCTTATCGATATATCGTGCTGCTGACCGGCAAACAGCAACGAAGCGACGTCGTTGAAGGGCTCGATGCCGGCGCCGACGACTATGTGATTAAGCCGTTCGAACCCGACGAGCTGCGCGTTCGCTTGCGCACCGGCAAGCGGATTCTCTACCTGCAAGACCAGTTGATTTCCGCTCGCGAAGCGCTCCGCGAACAAGCCACGCACGATTCGCTGACCGGCCTGTTCAATCGCGCGGCGATATTAGAAATCTTGGAAAACGAACTGGCCCGCCAGCAACGCCACGGCGGATCGCTGGGGTTGGTGCTGATCGACGTGGATCGCTTCAAGCAAGTCAACGACATCCACGGCCATTTGATCGGCGACGCCGTGCTGCGAGAAGTCTCCAGGGCGATGCGCTTGATTTCTCGCCCCTACGATGCCGTCGGCCGACTCGGCGGCGAAGAATTCGTGGTCGTGCTGCCAGGCTGCGACCGGACCAACGCCGTCAGTCACGCCGAACGAATGCGGGCGGCGATCGCCAGCATCGCCGTCCCCTCCGATGCAGGCCCCGTGACCGTCACCGCCAGCGCCGGCGTTTCGACGGCGACACCGGGGATCGAGACCGATGCACTGCGGCTAATGCGCGCCGCCGATGTGGCGCTGTATCGAGCCAAAGACAACCACCGCAATTGCGTGATGTTCGCCGACGACATCCAGCCCGCCAACGACGTTTGGACGCCGCCCGCAGCGGCGCCAACGACGTTCATCTCGCCTCTGGGGGTTTGA
- a CDS encoding response regulator has protein sequence MTAETTSPSGEFQSLVHQRSDELFHRHQQKVFVRTDHMFAALLIVQWAASIATAFWLSPRTWAGATSNVHIHVWAAIVLGGLLTAGPVALAVWAPGRVLTRHIIAAAQMLMSALLIHLTGGRIETHFHVFGSLAFLAFYRDWKVLITASAVVAIDHFFRGIYWPQSVFGVLTASWLRSLEHTGWIVFEDVFLIRACILGVREMQEIAQRTAEMEATNASIEQLAIRRSEQLHASDERARNILRTATDAFVAINQRGLIVEWNGQAESMFGWSAEEVTGKPITETIIPDRYIDAHCAGFHRFLITREGSVLGRPVEIVARRRDGGELPVELTISAFQIDSAWMFSAFVRDITVRKRVESELQRAKEAAEAANRAKSDFLANMSHEIRTPMNGIIGMTELALDTELTDAQREYLQTVSTCADSLLTVINDILDFSKIEAGKLTLDDSDFDLADLLGHVCKSLGFRAHQKNLELACHMHSDVPHQLFGDAGRLRQIVVNLVGNALKFTEVGEVVVRVQVESHGEQEVVLHFCITDTGIGIPPEKQAVVFKAFEQADTSITRVYGGTGLGLAITSQLVQLMGGKIWVESAPGAGSKFHFTARFAVGHGASHVCGRDAADELIGLRVLVVDDNATNRRILDEILTNWKMKPTVAGDGPTALADLKTAAQDGEPFSLILLDAQMPRMDGFTVAEEMQRRQHTLGATVMMLTSVGQLLDSKRCRDLGIAACLTKPIKQSELYNAIVNALSAVKTPRDAADRLDATTAINQRCEVEPSKHTKILLAEDNPVNQRVAMGILRKHHYEVTAVDHGRAALEALQNGDFDLVLMDVQMPEMDGFAATAAIRERERTTAEHLPIIAMTARAMKGDREACLAAGMDGYLSKPLYAQQLFDAIEQALAAKLSRSPADESTRRDTSTRKVDGGPDGPRESISPEAPSAIDFDSLLKRVEHDGTLMAEMIELYLQSAPQLLTEIEAGGQRREAAIVQKAAHALKGALLNLSALPGADVARQLEADGRAGELDSADVHLNALRYELSRLQQELTHWSSEVCA, from the coding sequence ATGACCGCGGAAACCACCTCTCCATCGGGCGAATTTCAATCGCTCGTCCATCAACGATCGGACGAGTTGTTTCATCGGCACCAGCAGAAAGTGTTCGTGCGCACCGACCACATGTTCGCCGCGCTGCTGATCGTGCAATGGGCGGCGAGCATTGCCACGGCGTTTTGGCTTTCGCCGCGGACGTGGGCAGGCGCGACGAGCAACGTTCACATTCATGTTTGGGCCGCCATTGTACTGGGCGGCCTCCTTACGGCCGGGCCTGTGGCACTTGCCGTGTGGGCACCGGGGCGAGTGCTCACGCGACACATCATCGCCGCGGCCCAAATGTTGATGTCGGCGCTACTGATTCATCTGACCGGCGGACGGATTGAAACGCATTTCCACGTCTTCGGCTCGCTGGCGTTTCTGGCGTTTTACCGCGATTGGAAGGTGTTGATTACGGCCTCCGCGGTGGTCGCCATCGATCATTTTTTCCGTGGCATCTACTGGCCGCAGTCTGTTTTTGGCGTACTGACGGCCTCCTGGCTACGGTCGCTCGAACACACCGGCTGGATCGTGTTTGAAGACGTATTTCTGATTCGCGCTTGTATCCTCGGCGTCCGCGAGATGCAGGAAATCGCCCAGCGGACCGCTGAGATGGAAGCTACGAACGCTTCGATCGAGCAACTCGCGATCAGGCGGAGCGAACAATTGCATGCCAGCGACGAGCGCGCACGCAACATTTTGCGAACCGCCACCGACGCCTTTGTCGCCATTAACCAGCGAGGCCTGATCGTCGAGTGGAACGGTCAGGCGGAGTCGATGTTCGGTTGGTCGGCCGAGGAAGTGACGGGGAAACCAATCACCGAAACGATCATCCCCGATCGCTACATCGACGCCCACTGCGCCGGATTCCACCGTTTCCTGATCACGAGAGAAGGCTCGGTACTTGGCCGACCGGTGGAAATCGTGGCACGGCGCCGCGACGGCGGCGAATTGCCCGTGGAATTGACGATCTCCGCCTTCCAAATCGACTCGGCCTGGATGTTCAGCGCGTTCGTTCGCGACATTACCGTTCGCAAGCGAGTGGAATCCGAGCTACAACGGGCCAAAGAGGCCGCCGAAGCGGCCAATCGGGCCAAGAGCGACTTTCTGGCAAACATGAGCCACGAAATTCGCACGCCGATGAACGGCATTATCGGCATGACCGAATTGGCGCTCGACACCGAGTTGACGGACGCGCAACGAGAATATTTGCAGACCGTCTCGACGTGCGCCGATTCGCTATTGACGGTGATCAACGACATCCTCGATTTTTCGAAGATCGAAGCCGGAAAGCTCACTTTGGACGACAGCGACTTCGACCTTGCCGATCTGCTGGGCCATGTCTGCAAATCGCTGGGTTTTCGCGCGCATCAGAAAAATCTCGAACTGGCGTGCCACATGCACAGCGACGTGCCCCATCAGTTGTTTGGCGACGCCGGCCGATTGCGGCAGATCGTCGTCAACCTCGTGGGCAATGCGCTGAAATTCACGGAAGTTGGCGAAGTGGTCGTCCGCGTCCAAGTTGAGTCGCATGGCGAGCAGGAAGTGGTCCTGCATTTTTGCATCACCGACACCGGCATTGGCATTCCGCCCGAAAAGCAAGCGGTCGTGTTCAAGGCATTTGAGCAGGCCGATACATCGATCACTCGCGTCTACGGCGGCACCGGCCTGGGCTTGGCCATTACGTCGCAACTGGTGCAACTGATGGGAGGCAAGATCTGGGTGGAAAGCGCGCCGGGCGCAGGGAGCAAGTTTCACTTTACGGCGCGCTTCGCCGTGGGACATGGCGCATCCCACGTTTGCGGGCGAGATGCTGCCGACGAATTAATCGGCCTCCGCGTGTTGGTCGTCGATGACAACGCGACCAATCGCCGAATTCTGGATGAAATCTTGACCAATTGGAAAATGAAGCCGACCGTCGCCGGCGATGGTCCGACGGCGCTGGCGGACCTGAAAACGGCGGCGCAGGACGGCGAGCCTTTTTCGCTGATTTTGCTCGACGCGCAGATGCCGCGGATGGATGGCTTTACCGTCGCCGAAGAAATGCAACGGCGGCAACACACCCTGGGCGCAACGGTGATGATGCTGACCTCGGTGGGGCAATTGCTCGACTCGAAGCGCTGCCGTGATTTAGGCATCGCCGCATGCTTGACCAAGCCGATCAAGCAATCGGAACTGTACAATGCGATCGTCAATGCACTCAGCGCAGTCAAGACGCCGCGCGACGCCGCCGATCGACTCGATGCCACGACAGCAATCAACCAGCGCTGTGAAGTGGAACCCTCCAAGCACACCAAGATTCTGCTGGCGGAAGACAATCCGGTGAATCAGCGCGTGGCGATGGGAATTTTGCGAAAGCACCACTACGAAGTGACGGCGGTCGATCATGGCCGCGCGGCGCTCGAAGCTCTCCAGAACGGTGACTTTGACCTGGTGTTGATGGATGTGCAGATGCCGGAGATGGACGGCTTCGCCGCGACCGCGGCGATTCGAGAACGCGAGCGAACAACCGCCGAGCACCTGCCGATTATTGCGATGACCGCCCGTGCCATGAAAGGAGATCGCGAAGCGTGCCTGGCGGCGGGCATGGACGGTTATCTCTCAAAACCGCTGTACGCCCAGCAATTGTTCGACGCGATCGAACAAGCCTTGGCAGCGAAGTTGTCGCGTTCGCCCGCGGATGAATCAACACGCCGCGATACCTCCACCCGCAAGGTCGACGGAGGCCCCGACGGCCCTCGCGAATCAATCTCGCCAGAAGCGCCCTCGGCGATCGATTTCGATTCTTTGTTGAAGCGCGTCGAGCACGACGGCACGCTGATGGCCGAGATGATCGAATTATATTTGCAGTCCGCGCCGCAATTGCTGACGGAAATCGAAGCCGGCGGTCAACGGCGCGAGGCAGCGATCGTCCAAAAAGCCGCTCATGCGCTCAAAGGCGCGCTACTGAATTTAAGCGCGTTGCCCGGAGCCGACGTCGCACGGCAATTGGAGGCCGACGGTCGTGCCGGCGAACTCGATTCCGCCGACGTTCATTTAAACGCGCTGCGCTATGAATTAAGCCGTTTGCAACAGGAGCTTACTCACTGGTCCAGCGAGGTGTGCGCATGA
- a CDS encoding AAA family ATPase → MADDYYPTEPASFHSAQLAESEVESLVLKFLLARGDASGRDVAEQVRLPFGLIEELLRQMKQDQLLVHRSSAPMNDYQFQLTDLGRERARRHAEHCTYFGSAPVHLTDYIDSVSAQSLTKQHPTPEDLQRAFDDLLISQRMMSRLGPAINSGRGLFLYGAPGNGKTSIAERVTRAFGQFIWIPRAIAIDGEIIRLFDPSNHQEAPLEDRGELLDSRRIDRRWIRIRRPTIVAGGELTMDNLEVALNTSTGTSEAPLQLKSNCGTLVIDDFGRQKMSTDELLNRWIVPLEKRYDYLNLPSGKKIQVPFDQLIIFSTNLEPRELVDDAFLRRIPYKIEVVDPTEEEFRDLFKLMCPKVGFEYCDESVDYLIETHYRAANRKFRCCQPRDLLMQVRNFCRFKKQPLELTAEYFDFAVENYFAVM, encoded by the coding sequence TTGGCCGACGACTATTATCCCACGGAGCCAGCTTCGTTTCACAGTGCCCAACTCGCGGAAAGCGAAGTGGAATCGCTCGTGCTGAAGTTTCTGCTCGCGCGCGGCGATGCTTCAGGCCGAGACGTGGCCGAGCAGGTCCGCCTTCCCTTCGGGCTGATCGAAGAACTGCTGCGGCAGATGAAGCAAGATCAACTGTTGGTTCACCGCAGCTCTGCGCCGATGAACGATTATCAATTTCAGCTCACCGACTTAGGCCGCGAACGGGCGCGGCGTCACGCGGAACATTGCACGTATTTTGGTTCCGCGCCGGTGCATCTCACCGATTATATCGACAGCGTCTCCGCTCAATCGCTGACCAAGCAACATCCCACGCCGGAAGACTTGCAGCGGGCGTTCGACGATCTGCTGATCAGCCAGCGGATGATGTCGCGGCTGGGTCCGGCGATCAATTCGGGCCGCGGCTTGTTCCTGTACGGCGCGCCCGGCAACGGCAAGACGAGCATCGCGGAACGAGTCACGCGGGCGTTCGGGCAATTCATCTGGATTCCGCGGGCGATCGCCATTGATGGCGAGATCATCCGGCTGTTCGATCCCAGCAATCATCAGGAAGCGCCGCTGGAAGACCGCGGCGAACTGCTCGACAGCCGAAGAATCGATCGGCGGTGGATCCGTATCCGCCGACCGACGATCGTCGCCGGGGGTGAATTAACGATGGACAACTTGGAAGTCGCCCTCAATACATCGACCGGAACCAGCGAGGCGCCGCTGCAACTGAAAAGCAACTGCGGAACGCTGGTGATCGACGACTTCGGTCGACAGAAAATGAGCACCGATGAATTGCTCAATCGCTGGATCGTGCCGCTCGAGAAGCGCTACGACTATTTGAACCTGCCCAGCGGCAAGAAAATCCAGGTTCCCTTCGATCAGTTGATTATCTTCTCGACGAATCTAGAGCCGAGAGAATTGGTCGACGACGCCTTTTTGCGACGAATTCCATACAAGATTGAAGTTGTCGATCCGACGGAAGAGGAATTTCGCGACCTGTTCAAGCTGATGTGCCCCAAAGTCGGCTTTGAATACTGCGACGAATCGGTCGACTATTTGATCGAAACGCACTACCGTGCGGCGAACCGAAAATTCCGCTGTTGTCAGCCGCGCGACTTGCTCATGCAAGTGCGGAATTTTTGTCGGTTTAAAAAGCAGCCGCTCGAATTGACCGCCGAGTATTTCGATTTCGCGGTAGAGAATTATTTTGCGGTCATGTAG